The proteins below are encoded in one region of Pacificitalea manganoxidans:
- a CDS encoding DUF3618 domain-containing protein produces the protein MSDTRSTDEIERELERDREQLKHSVESLQDTFSPENIMRTVTSNFRAHGGDIGKSISTAARDNPLALALTGVGLGWLIFGQGPSADRIEDRARDLSRRDPAKGTRAGRRDARNDAFIPPRGPVPSGDGPAWFTDAGHGPTASQRARAGLHNAQSAASDKMSAAGDRVSDAGARVGAAGRSASDSVRAAGASVSDGVSRGAGRVRDRSEAIARSLSEGTESLSESARERIIAARERAIEAREQAGRYASRGVDQAQDFFEEHPIVAGALAFAVGAAIAGALPRTRMEDEHFGEDSDRLYHEAEAIFAEEKAKALRVADAAMGEARKQGEKARSDAEDVARSVKDTADDKTQGSGSAADAVVDRAEDSVRRVAEAAKSKAEEEKLGKPGS, from the coding sequence ATGAGCGATACAAGATCAACCGACGAGATCGAACGCGAGCTGGAGCGGGATCGCGAACAGCTGAAGCATTCGGTGGAAAGCCTGCAAGATACCTTCTCGCCCGAGAATATCATGCGCACCGTCACCAGCAATTTCCGCGCCCATGGCGGCGATATCGGCAAGTCCATTTCGACCGCCGCGCGGGATAATCCGCTGGCCCTCGCCTTGACCGGCGTTGGTCTGGGGTGGCTGATTTTCGGTCAGGGGCCGAGCGCCGATCGTATCGAGGATCGCGCCCGTGACCTGAGCCGCCGCGATCCGGCAAAGGGCACCCGTGCCGGGCGTCGTGACGCGCGCAATGACGCGTTCATCCCGCCGCGCGGTCCGGTGCCTTCGGGCGATGGTCCGGCGTGGTTCACCGATGCGGGGCATGGTCCGACGGCAAGCCAGCGCGCCCGCGCCGGTCTGCACAACGCCCAAAGCGCGGCGAGCGATAAGATGAGCGCCGCCGGGGATCGCGTGTCCGATGCGGGGGCCCGTGTCGGCGCGGCTGGTCGGTCGGCAAGCGACAGCGTGCGGGCCGCCGGGGCCAGCGTCTCGGACGGTGTGTCGCGCGGCGCAGGCCGGGTGCGGGATCGGTCCGAGGCGATTGCGCGGAGCCTGTCCGAAGGCACCGAAAGCCTGAGCGAAAGCGCGCGTGAGCGCATCATCGCGGCCCGTGAACGTGCCATCGAGGCGCGCGAGCAAGCGGGGCGCTACGCCTCCCGCGGGGTCGATCAGGCGCAGGACTTCTTCGAGGAGCATCCGATCGTCGCAGGCGCGCTGGCCTTTGCCGTGGGTGCCGCCATTGCCGGGGCGCTGCCGCGCACCCGCATGGAGGACGAGCATTTCGGAGAGGATAGCGACCGCCTCTACCATGAGGCCGAAGCGATCTTTGCCGAAGAAAAAGCCAAGGCGCTGCGCGTCGCGGATGCCGCGATGGGCGAGGCCCGCAAGCAGGGTGAGAAAGCCCGGTCCGACGCCGAGGATGTTGCGCGTTCGGTGAAAGACACCGCCGACGACAAGACTCAAGGCAGCGGTTCCGCCGCCGATGCGGTCGTCGACCGTGCGGAAGATTCCGTGCGCCGGGTGGCCGAAGCCGCCAAGTCCAAGGCCGAGGAAGAGAAGCTGGGCAAGCCCGGTTCCTGA
- a CDS encoding phage holin family protein has translation MMTDPNTPHGDEGVRHQIRETSGLVGDVLAQVTKLVRGEMDLFRAEVDENLRKAGAAVGMIVAGVVILLTALNVLASALVAGLVELGIDAGWSALIVGVLFAVIAGLLAKKGLNDLKLKSLAPTRTAKNVRRDGEAVKEAV, from the coding sequence CTGATGACCGACCCCAATACTCCCCATGGCGATGAGGGTGTTCGCCACCAGATCCGCGAAACCAGCGGTCTTGTGGGCGATGTGCTTGCCCAAGTGACGAAGCTGGTGCGCGGCGAGATGGACCTGTTCCGCGCCGAGGTTGACGAAAACCTCCGCAAGGCGGGCGCTGCTGTCGGCATGATTGTCGCCGGTGTGGTGATCCTGCTGACCGCGCTGAACGTGCTGGCCAGTGCGCTGGTCGCAGGACTTGTCGAACTGGGCATCGATGCCGGTTGGTCCGCGCTGATCGTGGGCGTTCTCTTCGCCGTGATCGCCGGTCTGCTGGCCAAGAAGGGTCTTAATGACCTGAAACTGAAATCCCTCGCGCCGACGCGGACCGCAAAGAACGTGCGCCGTGATGGCGAGGCCGTGAAAGAGGCGGTGTAA
- a CDS encoding L,D-transpeptidase, which yields MLTRRSFAALGAVAGLSACARVPEEAPSRAVATPAAAPIPPLPDFYGAITTEPFPIPAIPEGVLPPESWRREMPNPWPDRRRGTIIIDPDAAVLHFVQSPEQAMRYRVSVGAEGFAWEGTARLQFTRKWPRWKVPATMIERQPELEPYSVANGGMDPGPDNPLGARALYLFKNGKDTLYRVHGDAVPQELGKAVSSGCIRMLDQDVIDLYDRSVHGAEVTVLPSMKPQQVSQLY from the coding sequence ATGTTGACCAGACGCAGCTTTGCCGCGCTCGGCGCGGTGGCCGGACTGTCCGCCTGCGCCCGCGTCCCCGAAGAGGCCCCGTCGCGCGCGGTGGCGACCCCCGCCGCCGCCCCGATCCCGCCGCTTCCGGATTTTTACGGTGCGATCACGACCGAGCCGTTTCCCATCCCCGCCATCCCCGAAGGCGTGCTGCCCCCGGAATCGTGGCGGCGCGAAATGCCCAACCCGTGGCCGGACCGGCGCCGGGGCACAATCATCATCGACCCTGACGCGGCAGTGCTGCATTTCGTGCAATCGCCTGAACAGGCCATGCGATACCGCGTCAGCGTTGGCGCCGAAGGCTTCGCTTGGGAAGGCACCGCGCGGTTGCAGTTCACCCGCAAATGGCCGCGCTGGAAAGTGCCCGCGACAATGATCGAGCGGCAGCCGGAGCTGGAACCCTATTCCGTCGCCAATGGCGGTATGGACCCCGGCCCCGATAACCCGCTCGGCGCCCGCGCCCTTTATCTGTTCAAAAACGGCAAAGACACGCTTTACCGCGTGCATGGCGACGCGGTCCCGCAGGAATTGGGTAAGGCCGTGTCGTCAGGCTGTATCCGAATGTTGGATCAGGACGTGATCGATCTTTACGACCGGTCGGTTCACGGCGCCGAGGTGACGGTGCTGCCGTCGATGAAACCGCAACAGGTCAGCCAGCTTTATTGA
- the ypfJ gene encoding KPN_02809 family neutral zinc metallopeptidase, translating to MKWRGRRGSRNIEDRRGRSGGGGGIRLGGVGGVGVLAVLAIGYFLGIDVTPLLEDGLGGGTQTTQTRELTAQEQAAGEFVAVTLADTEEVWTEIFDRQLGRSYDAPVLVLFSQRTTSPCGGASGATGPFYCPADKKAYLDTAFFATMRDRLGADGDFAAAYVVAHEIAHHVQNELGILPEANRARAGASEAQSNRISVMIELQADCFSGLWAQRAEARFGSLEPGDVDEALNAARQIGDDVLQRNAGRVPQPHTFTHGTAEQRQRWFARGYESGELAQCDTFSARQL from the coding sequence ATGAAATGGCGTGGACGGCGGGGAAGCCGGAATATCGAGGATCGGCGCGGTCGATCCGGTGGCGGCGGCGGCATCCGGTTGGGCGGTGTCGGGGGCGTCGGGGTTCTGGCGGTTCTCGCCATCGGCTATTTCCTTGGCATCGATGTAACGCCACTGTTGGAGGACGGGCTGGGCGGCGGCACGCAGACCACGCAGACCCGGGAACTGACCGCGCAGGAACAAGCCGCGGGCGAATTCGTCGCCGTCACTCTGGCCGACACCGAAGAGGTCTGGACCGAGATTTTCGACCGGCAACTGGGCCGCAGCTATGACGCGCCGGTGCTGGTGCTGTTTTCGCAGCGCACCACGTCGCCCTGTGGCGGCGCGTCCGGAGCGACCGGGCCGTTCTACTGCCCGGCGGATAAAAAGGCCTATCTGGACACCGCGTTTTTCGCCACGATGCGTGATCGTCTGGGCGCGGATGGCGACTTTGCCGCCGCCTATGTCGTGGCGCATGAAATCGCCCACCATGTTCAGAACGAACTGGGCATCCTGCCCGAAGCCAATCGTGCCCGCGCGGGCGCGTCCGAGGCGCAATCGAACCGCATCAGCGTGATGATCGAATTGCAGGCCGACTGTTTTTCGGGGCTCTGGGCGCAGCGGGCGGAGGCCCGTTTCGGCTCGTTGGAGCCCGGCGATGTGGACGAGGCGCTGAATGCCGCCCGCCAGATCGGGGATGATGTGTTGCAGCGCAATGCAGGCCGGGTGCCGCAGCCGCATACATTCACCCACGGCACCGCCGAGCAGCGTCAGCGCTGGTTCGCGCGCGGTTATGAAAGCGGGGAACTGGCGCAATGCGATACGTTCAGCGCCCGCCAATTGTGA
- a CDS encoding YqaA family protein: MFRPLYDWTLAQAGHRHALWVLAAVSFIESSVFPIPPDVLMIPMIIARRDRAFLIAAVATVASVLGGLLGYGIGMFAFDAVGQPILASLGKADAMAEFATRFNDHGFWAVLIAGLTPFPYKVITIMSGVTAMPLATFVVTSIVARALRFFIVAALLWKFGPPVRDFIERRLGLMITLFLAILIAGFVAVRFL; encoded by the coding sequence ATGTTCCGCCCCCTCTACGACTGGACTTTGGCACAGGCCGGGCACCGCCACGCGCTGTGGGTTCTGGCCGCCGTATCCTTCATCGAAAGCTCGGTCTTTCCAATCCCCCCTGACGTGCTGATGATCCCGATGATCATCGCCCGCCGCGACCGCGCCTTCCTGATCGCGGCGGTGGCGACGGTCGCGTCCGTGCTGGGGGGGCTTCTGGGCTATGGCATCGGGATGTTCGCCTTTGACGCGGTGGGCCAGCCGATCCTCGCCTCGCTGGGCAAGGCCGACGCGATGGCCGAATTCGCCACCCGCTTCAACGATCACGGGTTCTGGGCGGTTCTGATCGCCGGGCTGACCCCCTTCCCCTACAAGGTCATCACCATCATGTCGGGCGTCACCGCGATGCCTTTGGCCACATTCGTCGTCACCTCGATCGTGGCGCGGGCGCTGCGGTTCTTCATCGTCGCGGCGCTGCTGTGGAAATTCGGCCCGCCCGTGCGCGATTTCATCGAGCGGCGTCTGGGCCTGATGATCACCCTCTTCCTCGCGATTCTGATCGCGGGTTTCGTCGCAGTGAGGTTCCTATGA
- a CDS encoding disulfide bond formation protein B gives MTRQFSVLIAAAGSALLLAGAWTFQAMGYLPCAMCYWQRWPHMAAVVIGIAALLIGVRSGAGRALAWLGALAAAITSGIGMFHAGVEKKWWPGPSSCTGSGQDLGTLSGADLLATDSAPRLIMCDQVSWEMWGLSMAGWNALFSLILVGIWVYAATRRA, from the coding sequence ATGACACGCCAATTCTCCGTTTTGATCGCTGCCGCCGGATCGGCCCTGTTGCTGGCCGGGGCGTGGACGTTCCAAGCGATGGGCTATCTGCCCTGCGCCATGTGCTATTGGCAGCGCTGGCCGCATATGGCGGCGGTCGTGATCGGGATCGCGGCGCTGCTGATCGGGGTGCGCAGCGGCGCGGGCCGGGCCTTGGCATGGCTGGGGGCGTTGGCCGCCGCGATCACCTCGGGCATCGGCATGTTTCATGCCGGCGTGGAGAAAAAATGGTGGCCCGGCCCGTCCTCCTGCACCGGATCGGGTCAGGATCTCGGCACGCTCAGCGGGGCGGATCTGCTGGCCACCGACAGCGCACCGCGCCTGATCATGTGCGATCAGGTCAGCTGGGAAATGTGGGGCCTCTCCATGGCCGGTTGGAACGCGCTGTTCTCGCTGATCCTCGTGGGTATCTGGGTCTACGCCGCCACCCGGCGGGCTTGA
- a CDS encoding helix-turn-helix domain-containing protein, translated as MRVTTTARMPRRQLPVAHALRPGLQSRAFGLRAERGYLVVAVAGGGDITSGGELRQVDAPRLIWLPPGAAQKLSLHPGSSGEVLELPEAVLARGVPTAAFGDELRRMLAQALVLPLTDAEMRQQLAQSLAEIRAELHASEPGHLAMVEHQLTLVLIRLWRLARKQNIAAGTADRSLADRFVLLVGLHCRDHWTVEDYCRRLEIGRDRLGRICRAATGLSPQAYIHRELHRDARELLLGSEMQVSQVAFRLGFADPAYFNRFFTRMEGVSPGRLRRSIRKREGAADGSFAAWP; from the coding sequence ATGCGCGTCACGACCACGGCCCGGATGCCACGGCGGCAATTGCCCGTCGCCCACGCCTTGCGACCGGGGTTGCAGAGCCGCGCGTTCGGTCTGCGGGCGGAGCGGGGCTATCTGGTCGTGGCGGTCGCGGGGGGCGGTGACATCACCAGCGGCGGGGAACTGCGGCAGGTGGATGCCCCGCGCCTGATCTGGCTGCCCCCCGGCGCGGCGCAGAAACTGTCGCTTCACCCCGGCAGCAGCGGCGAGGTGCTGGAACTGCCGGAGGCGGTGCTGGCGCGCGGGGTGCCCACGGCGGCGTTCGGGGATGAATTGCGGCGGATGCTGGCGCAGGCGCTGGTTTTGCCGCTGACCGATGCCGAGATGCGCCAGCAGTTGGCCCAGTCGCTGGCCGAGATCCGGGCGGAGCTGCACGCCTCCGAGCCGGGGCATCTGGCGATGGTCGAACATCAGTTGACACTGGTGCTGATCCGGCTGTGGCGGCTGGCGCGCAAGCAAAACATCGCGGCGGGCACGGCGGATCGCAGCCTTGCCGACAGGTTCGTGCTGCTGGTCGGGCTGCATTGCCGCGATCACTGGACGGTGGAGGATTACTGTCGGCGGCTGGAGATCGGACGCGACCGGCTGGGGCGGATCTGTCGCGCCGCGACGGGGCTGTCGCCGCAGGCCTATATCCACCGCGAACTGCACCGGGACGCGCGCGAATTGCTGCTGGGCTCGGAAATGCAGGTATCGCAGGTGGCGTTCCGGCTGGGCTTTGCCGATCCCGCCTACTTCAACCGCTTTTTCACTCGGATGGAGGGGGTGTCGCCGGGGCGGCTGCGCCGCTCCATCCGCAAACGGGAGGGGGCGGCGGATGGCTCTTTTGCGGCGTGGCCGTGA
- a CDS encoding ATP-binding cassette domain-containing protein, which produces MANGRALTSTADLLLRDAPSLGLTPIVVQQDFAARAGIRATGLTGIMVEQNARASLKLADRGDLIGAGRIVGHGTASALSESSDVQAAFLGGSTVKTE; this is translated from the coding sequence GTGGCGAACGGACGGGCGCTGACGTCCACCGCCGATCTGCTGCTGCGCGACGCGCCAAGCCTCGGGCTGACGCCGATCGTGGTGCAGCAGGACTTTGCCGCGCGTGCCGGGATCCGCGCCACGGGCCTGACGGGGATCATGGTCGAGCAAAACGCCCGCGCCAGCCTGAAGCTCGCAGATCGCGGCGATCTGATCGGCGCGGGGCGGATCGTAGGGCACGGCACCGCCAGCGCCCTGTCAGAAAGTTCAGACGTGCAAGCGGCCTTTCTGGGCGGCAGCACGGTGAAAACGGAATGA
- a CDS encoding aldehyde dehydrogenase, whose protein sequence is MDTLDLFIAGKMVPASNGATFERANPVTGATATRAAAATVEDARSAADAAAAAFPKWSATPAGERRRILLRAADALGARTDDIVAAMKDEVGATEAWARFNCMLAGEMLIEAAGLTTQIKGEIVPSNRPGTTAYATRQAAGVVLAMAPWNAPVILGVRSIATPLACGNTVVMKTSELCPRTHALILEAVAEAGFPEGAVNAISNAPDDAPEIVEALIAHPAVRRVNFTGSTRVGRIIAESAARHLKPALLELGGKAPLVVLDDADLDAAVAAAAFSAYMNQGQICMSTERIVVVDAIADQFVEKFAAKVASLTAGDPLEAAHPLGSLVNTAAAERVEGLIEDAVAKGATLIAGGGEGTILNAAALDRVTPQMRIYSEESFGPVAAIIRASDTDEAVRIANDTEFGLSAAVFGRDTARAMAVAQRIESGICHVNGPTVHDEAQMPFGGVKDSGYGRFGGVWSVAEFTELRWITVQDGPLHYPI, encoded by the coding sequence TTGGATACACTAGATCTATTCATTGCAGGCAAGATGGTTCCGGCCAGCAACGGCGCTACGTTCGAGCGCGCCAACCCGGTGACGGGGGCCACCGCCACCCGCGCCGCCGCTGCCACTGTCGAAGATGCCCGCAGCGCGGCCGATGCCGCCGCAGCGGCCTTCCCCAAATGGTCCGCCACCCCGGCGGGCGAGCGGCGGCGTATCCTGTTGCGCGCCGCCGATGCGCTTGGCGCGCGCACCGATGACATCGTCGCCGCGATGAAAGACGAAGTCGGCGCGACCGAAGCATGGGCACGGTTCAATTGCATGCTGGCGGGCGAAATGCTGATCGAGGCCGCGGGCCTCACGACGCAGATCAAGGGCGAAATCGTGCCTTCGAACCGCCCCGGCACCACCGCCTATGCCACTCGTCAGGCCGCAGGCGTCGTGCTGGCGATGGCCCCGTGGAACGCGCCGGTGATCCTTGGCGTGCGCTCTATCGCGACGCCGCTTGCCTGCGGCAACACGGTGGTGATGAAAACCTCCGAACTTTGCCCGCGCACCCACGCGCTCATCCTCGAAGCGGTGGCCGAGGCAGGCTTCCCCGAAGGGGCGGTCAACGCCATCTCCAACGCCCCCGATGACGCACCCGAGATTGTCGAAGCGCTGATCGCGCACCCGGCGGTGCGGCGCGTCAATTTCACCGGCTCCACCCGCGTGGGCCGGATCATCGCCGAAAGCGCCGCGCGCCACCTGAAGCCCGCGCTGCTGGAACTGGGCGGCAAGGCCCCGCTGGTCGTGCTCGACGATGCCGATCTCGACGCCGCCGTCGCGGCTGCCGCATTTAGCGCCTACATGAACCAAGGCCAGATCTGCATGTCGACCGAACGGATCGTGGTGGTCGATGCCATCGCCGATCAGTTCGTCGAAAAATTCGCGGCCAAGGTCGCCAGCCTCACCGCAGGCGATCCGCTGGAGGCCGCGCATCCGCTGGGCTCTCTCGTCAACACCGCCGCTGCCGAACGGGTCGAAGGCCTGATCGAAGACGCGGTTGCCAAAGGCGCGACGCTGATCGCGGGCGGCGGCGAGGGCACGATCCTCAACGCAGCCGCGCTGGACCGCGTGACGCCGCAGATGCGGATCTACAGCGAAGAAAGCTTTGGCCCCGTCGCCGCGATCATCCGCGCCAGCGACACCGACGAGGCCGTGCGCATCGCCAATGACACCGAATTCGGCCTGTCGGCTGCGGTGTTCGGGCGTGACACCGCCCGCGCGATGGCCGTGGCGCAACGGATCGAAAGCGGCATCTGTCACGTCAACGGCCCGACCGTGCATGACGAGGCGCAAATGCCATTCGGCGGCGTGAAGGATTCGGGCTACGGTCGCTTCGGCGGTGTCTGGAGCGTTGCCGAATTCACCGAGCTCCGCTGGATCACCGTGCAGGACGGCCCCCTGCACTACCCGATTTGA
- a CDS encoding TRAP transporter substrate-binding protein, whose product MTTKMTYKTLLGGGLAASLLALTAGTASAQDYTFRLHHFLGAQSPAQTQMLEPWARAVEENSGGQVKIEIFPSMTLGGRPTELVSQARDGVVDLIWVVNGYTPGLFPRTEAFELPTVYLNDPVATNLAMFDMFDGSLAEDYRGLEVMFLHVHAGQGIQMASKEVRSPDDIAGTDLRIPTRTGAWVIEALGANPVAMPVPELPQALSKGVVDGAFIPWEIIPALNVQDQTDYQIEGADMTRFGTTTFQVSMNQGRWDGLPEDIQKAFRDASDRDWVAEVGQIWRDIDNAGIKVATDAGNTHITLTEDETAAFMDKLGPVVDRWVEEVSGQNIDGAALVEEARAAIEKNAAQ is encoded by the coding sequence ATGACAACCAAGATGACCTATAAAACCCTGCTCGGCGGCGGACTTGCCGCATCGCTGCTGGCGCTTACCGCTGGCACCGCCTCGGCGCAGGATTATACCTTCCGTCTGCATCATTTCCTCGGTGCGCAATCGCCCGCCCAGACCCAGATGCTGGAGCCGTGGGCCCGCGCGGTGGAGGAAAACTCCGGCGGTCAGGTAAAGATCGAGATCTTCCCGTCCATGACCCTTGGCGGGCGCCCGACCGAACTGGTCAGTCAGGCCCGTGACGGCGTGGTCGATCTGATCTGGGTGGTGAACGGCTACACGCCGGGGCTGTTCCCGCGCACCGAAGCGTTCGAACTGCCGACCGTTTATCTCAACGATCCGGTCGCCACGAACCTTGCCATGTTCGACATGTTTGATGGCAGCTTGGCCGAGGATTACCGCGGGCTGGAGGTGATGTTCCTGCATGTCCATGCCGGTCAGGGCATCCAGATGGCCAGCAAGGAGGTCCGCAGCCCCGACGATATCGCCGGGACCGATCTGCGCATCCCCACCCGCACGGGCGCATGGGTGATCGAGGCGCTCGGCGCCAACCCGGTCGCGATGCCGGTGCCGGAATTGCCGCAGGCCCTGTCGAAAGGCGTGGTCGACGGCGCCTTCATCCCGTGGGAAATCATCCCCGCCCTGAACGTTCAGGATCAGACCGACTATCAGATCGAAGGCGCGGACATGACCCGCTTCGGCACCACCACGTTCCAGGTGTCGATGAACCAAGGCCGCTGGGACGGTCTGCCCGAAGACATCCAGAAAGCGTTCCGCGACGCGTCGGACCGTGACTGGGTGGCGGAGGTCGGCCAAATCTGGCGCGACATCGACAATGCGGGGATCAAGGTCGCGACCGATGCGGGCAACACCCACATCACCCTGACCGAAGACGAGACCGCCGCGTTCATGGACAAACTCGGGCCGGTCGTTGACCGCTGGGTCGAGGAGGTCTCGGGCCAGAATATCGACGGCGCCGCGCTGGTCGAAGAAGCCCGCGCCGCGATCGAGAAGAACGCCGCGCAATGA
- a CDS encoding TRAP transporter small permease, which yields MTEMRLGADRTGFSGAVARIVAGWALLGGLVLLVVIAVNMISVMGAVFGHPFPGDFELTEMGVAIAVFAFLPYCQITDANVTADIFTARAGPRLLAALRALASLIAFLFAAILVWRMSDGMLDQREYNYATTILQLPIWLAYLPILLSLALLVAASLVTLTESLRATQGGRNG from the coding sequence ATGACCGAGATGCGCCTTGGCGCAGACCGCACCGGGTTTTCCGGTGCGGTCGCGCGCATCGTGGCCGGGTGGGCATTGCTGGGCGGGCTGGTCCTGCTAGTGGTGATCGCGGTCAATATGATCTCGGTGATGGGCGCGGTGTTCGGCCATCCCTTTCCCGGTGATTTCGAACTGACGGAAATGGGGGTCGCGATCGCGGTTTTCGCTTTCCTGCCCTATTGTCAGATCACGGATGCGAATGTCACCGCAGATATCTTTACCGCCCGCGCCGGGCCGCGGCTGCTGGCCGCGCTGCGTGCGCTGGCCTCGCTCATCGCGTTTCTCTTCGCCGCGATCCTCGTCTGGCGGATGTCCGACGGGATGCTCGATCAGCGCGAATACAATTATGCCACGACGATCCTGCAACTGCCGATCTGGCTGGCCTATCTGCCGATCCTGCTGTCGCTGGCGCTGCTGGTGGCCGCGTCGCTGGTGACCCTGACCGAGTCGCTCCGCGCGACCCAAGGAGGCCGCAATGGCTGA
- a CDS encoding TRAP transporter large permease: MADAVSIGLGALALLVALIAIRIPIAYAMILVGGIGIAIVNGPAVLLSQLKTLAYGQFSVYDLSVVPMFILMGELAVVAGLSQALFRGANAWLGWMRGGTAMAAIAGCAGFGAVCGSSLATASTMGKVALPELKRYNYSGALATGSLAAGGVLGILIPPSVVLIIYAIIVEANIVTMFAAALLPGLLAVLLFMLTIALYVLIFPKAGPKGGAADRREFIAATLGMLPVIVIFGLVLGGIYGGFFNPTPAAAVGVVLVWIYGAFRGRIGWAAMKLALLATAGTTGMIYLILLGAELMKIFMSRIGLPQQAAQWIAEAGFSPMMVMVMLLLALIVLGCLMDSLSMILLVIPFFWPMLLELNGGLYQGADGAGFGMSTADLKIWFGILALIVVELGLITPPVGMNVFVISALAKDTPMIETFKGVAPFFMAELLRVGLILVFPALTLWLPQLLGG; encoded by the coding sequence ATGGCTGACGCCGTATCCATCGGGCTGGGCGCGCTTGCCCTGCTTGTCGCGCTGATCGCGATCCGTATTCCCATCGCCTATGCCATGATCCTCGTCGGCGGCATCGGCATCGCCATCGTCAACGGCCCGGCCGTGCTGCTGAGCCAGTTGAAGACGCTCGCCTACGGGCAGTTCTCGGTCTACGACCTGTCGGTGGTGCCGATGTTCATCCTGATGGGCGAACTCGCCGTGGTCGCCGGGCTGTCGCAGGCGCTGTTCCGGGGCGCGAATGCGTGGCTGGGCTGGATGCGCGGCGGCACCGCAATGGCCGCCATCGCCGGCTGTGCGGGCTTCGGCGCGGTCTGCGGCTCCTCGCTCGCCACCGCCTCCACGATGGGCAAGGTCGCCCTGCCGGAGCTGAAGCGCTACAACTATTCCGGCGCGCTCGCCACCGGCAGCCTTGCGGCGGGCGGGGTACTGGGCATCCTCATTCCGCCCTCCGTCGTGCTCATCATCTACGCCATCATCGTCGAGGCCAACATCGTCACCATGTTCGCCGCGGCCCTGCTGCCCGGCCTGCTGGCGGTGCTGCTGTTCATGCTGACCATCGCGCTCTACGTCCTGATCTTCCCCAAGGCGGGGCCCAAGGGCGGCGCCGCGGACCGGCGCGAATTCATCGCCGCGACGCTGGGCATGCTGCCCGTCATCGTGATCTTCGGTCTGGTGCTGGGCGGGATTTATGGCGGCTTTTTCAATCCGACCCCGGCGGCAGCCGTGGGTGTGGTGCTGGTGTGGATCTACGGCGCGTTTCGCGGGCGGATCGGCTGGGCGGCGATGAAGCTGGCGCTGCTGGCGACCGCAGGCACCACCGGCATGATCTATCTGATCCTGCTCGGCGCGGAATTGATGAAGATCTTCATGTCCCGCATCGGCCTGCCGCAACAGGCCGCGCAATGGATCGCCGAGGCGGGATTTTCGCCGATGATGGTCATGGTCATGCTGCTGTTGGCGCTGATCGTGCTGGGCTGCCTGATGGACAGCCTGTCGATGATCCTGCTGGTGATCCCGTTTTTCTGGCCGATGCTGCTGGAACTCAACGGCGGGCTCTATCAGGGCGCGGATGGCGCGGGCTTCGGCATGTCGACCGCCGATCTGAAAATCTGGTTCGGGATACTTGCGCTGATCGTGGTGGAGTTGGGGCTGATCACGCCGCCCGTGGGCATGAACGTGTTCGTCATCTCCGCGCTCGCCAAGGACACCCCGATGATCGAGACGTTCAAGGGCGTCGCTCCTTTCTTCATGGCAGAACTGCTGCGCGTAGGGCTGATCTTGGTGTTCCCCGCGCTGACACTGTGGCTGCCGCAACTCTTGGGAGGCTGA